The sequence TCTCGGATCATGACGCGCAACATCGTGATCAGTGGAGGCGGTACGGGCATCGGGCTGGCGACCGCGCAGGCGTTCGCGGCGGACGGGGACCGGGTGCTGCTGCTCGGGCGGCGGGCCGAGGTGCTGGAGAAGGCCGGTGTGCCCGGGGCGCTCACCTGTGCGGCAGACCTCTCAGAGCCCGATCAGGTCCGCGGGGTGGCCCGCATCGTCGCCGAGGAGTTCGGCACGGTCGACGTGCTCGTGCACAGCGCGGGCGGCGCCGGACATCTGGAGGCGCCGTCCGGCAGCGAGGACCCCCTGGAGCGGGTGGCCCACGACTGGACGGTCAATTTCAGACAGAACGCGCTGACGGCCGCGCTCCTCACCGAAGCGCTGAAGAGCCGGCTCGCCGAGCCCGGCGGGCGGGTGCTCTTCATCAGTTCCATCGCCGCCTACCGGGGTTCGGGCACCGGCGCCTACGCGGCGGCCAAGGCGGGCCTGCACCCCTACGCGCACGACCTGGCCCGGCAGCTGGGGCCGCGCGGTATCACCGTGAACGTGGTCGCGCCGGGGTTCGTCGAGGACACCGAGTTCTTCGGGGACACCATGGACGAGGCCCGGCGGGCGAGACTCGTCGGCGACACACTGACCGGCCGCGCCGGGACCCCGGGCGATGTGGCGGCGACGCTGCACTGGCTGGCCTCGCCCGCCGCCGGGCACGTCACCTCCCAGGTGATCCAGGTCAACGGCGGCGCGGAACGCGGGCAATGACGCCCTGACCGGCGCCACGCCGAGCCCGGCCGGCGGACCTGACCGGACCCGACCCGACCGGACCGGTCAGGCCCGGCCGGTGCGCGGGTGCTCGCGGTCCTTGCGCAGAGAGGTGCCGTCGGGGGAGGGGAGGCGTTGCGGCGGGAGCACCGCGGCGGAGGTGTTGACCCGGGGGAGCGCATAGCGGTGTTCCCGCACCAGCCAGGTGATCATCTGCTCGCGGACCGCGACCCGTACCGTCCAGATGTCGGCGGAGTCCTTGGCGGTCATCAGGGCGCGCACCTGGAGGGTGTTCGGCGTGCTGTCCGTCACCACCAGGCTGTAGGCACGGCCGTCCCACGCCGGGCACTCGCGCAGGATGTCGCGCAGCTTCTCGCGCATCTCCTCGACGGGCGCACTGTGGTCGAGGTGCCAGAAGACGGTGCCGGTCATCTCCGGGGTGCCCCGCGACCAGTTCTCGAAGGGTTTGGAGGTGAAGTACGACACCGGCATGGTGATCCGGCGCTCGTCCCAGGTCCGTACCGTCAGAAAGGTCAGGGTGATCTCCTCGACCGTGCCCCACTCGCCGTCCACGACGACCGTGTCGCCGATGCGCACCATGTCACCGAAGGCGATCTGCAGCCCGGCGAACATGTTGGACAGCGTCGACTGGGCGGCGACACCGGCGACGATGCCGAGGATGCCCGCCGAGGCCAGCAGCGAGGCCCCGGCCGCACGCATCGCCGGGAACGTGAGCAGCATGGAGGCGATCGCCACGACGATGACGATCGCCGAGACCACCCGCATGATCAGCTCCACCTGGGTACGCACCCGGCGGACCCGGGCCGCGTCCTGGTGGACGCGCGCATAGCGGCTGTAGGTGGTCTCGACGACCGCGGCGGCGATCCGGATCACCAGCCAGGCGGTGGAGCCGATCAGCACCAGGGTCAGGGCGCGGGCGATGCCGGCCTGGTGCCGTTCCAGCATCTTCGCCTGGTCGTACGATCCGCGGAGCAGGGCGGTGCACAGCACGAGCTGGTAAGGGATGCGAGCGCGGCGCAGCAGCTCCCACAGCGGAGAGTCGTGGTCGCGTTCGTCGGCCTTGCGCAGCAGCCGGTCGGTGGCCCACCCGATGGCCACGGTGATCAGTACCGAGGCGCCTATCACGATCACAGGGCGGAGTGCGTCTTCCATGCCTGCGCTCCTAACCGGTGCCCGGCGGGCATGAACATGTGAGTTCGTGCCGTCCCAGGACACGGCGGCTCCGGTGGCGTCGCACCGGCTGGCACCATGGCCTCATGAACATCATGCTCATTCATTCGACCTACGGCCTCAGGCCCGCGGTGCGCGATGCCGCGGACCGGCTGCGCGGGGCGGGCCACGAGGTGTGGACGCCCGACCTCTTCGAGGGCCGCACGTTCGACACCGTCGAGGAGGGCATGGAGTACACGGAGGACACCGGCAAGGACGAACTGCTGAAGCGGGCCGTGCTGGCGGCGGCGCCGTACTCGGACCGGGGGCTGGTCTACGCCGGGTTCTCCTTCGGTGCCTCCATAGCCCAGACCCTCGCCCTCGGCGACGACAAGGCGCGCGGGCTGCTGCTTCTGCACGGCACGTCGGACATCGCGCCGAACGCGCGGGCGGACGACCTGCCGGTGCAGCTGCACGTGGCCGAGCCGGACCCGTTCGAGACGGACGACTGGCTGAGCGCCTGGTATCTCCAGATGGGCCGGACGGGCGCCGACGTGGAGGTCTACCGCTACGCGGGGGCCGGACACCTGTACACCGACCCCGCACTGCCGGACTACGACGCCGAGGCCGCCGAGACCACCTGGCGGGTGGCGCTCGGCTTCCTCGACGGCCTGGAGAACGCGTAGCCGTACGCCCTACACAGGGTCGTAGGTCCGCTCGACCTTCTGCGTGCCGCTGCGGGTGCGGTACGAGCGCTCCCACTTCGAGGTCGCGTTCGCGTCGGTGCGGTCGGACAGGACGTAGTAGTCCATCTGCGCGCGGTCGGCGGTGATGTCCAGCACGCCGTAGCCGTGCCGGTCGGTGTCGACCCAGTGGACGTGCCGGTTGGCGGCCTCGATGAGCGGCGCGGCGACGGCGGAGACCGTGCCCTCGGGGACCTTGACGATGTCATCGAGGTTGTCGGAGGTCACCGAGGTGATCACGAACTCGGTGGCCGCCGACGGCGACAGCGGGTAGGTGCCCGCGTCCACCGGCACGTCGTTGGCCCAGGACATGTGGATGTCGCCGGTCAGGAAGAGGGTGTTGCCGATGGCGTTCGAGCGCAGGTGGTCGAGCAGCTCGCGGCGGTCGTGGGTGTAGCCGTCCCACTGGTCGGTGTTGACGCCGATGCCGTCCTGCGGCAGGTCGAGCAGCTTGGCGAGCGGCTTC comes from Streptomyces sp. FXJ1.172 and encodes:
- a CDS encoding mechanosensitive ion channel family protein, whose translation is MEDALRPVIVIGASVLITVAIGWATDRLLRKADERDHDSPLWELLRRARIPYQLVLCTALLRGSYDQAKMLERHQAGIARALTLVLIGSTAWLVIRIAAAVVETTYSRYARVHQDAARVRRVRTQVELIMRVVSAIVIVVAIASMLLTFPAMRAAGASLLASAGILGIVAGVAAQSTLSNMFAGLQIAFGDMVRIGDTVVVDGEWGTVEEITLTFLTVRTWDERRITMPVSYFTSKPFENWSRGTPEMTGTVFWHLDHSAPVEEMREKLRDILRECPAWDGRAYSLVVTDSTPNTLQVRALMTAKDSADIWTVRVAVREQMITWLVREHRYALPRVNTSAAVLPPQRLPSPDGTSLRKDREHPRTGRA
- a CDS encoding SDR family NAD(P)-dependent oxidoreductase, whose product is MTRNIVISGGGTGIGLATAQAFAADGDRVLLLGRRAEVLEKAGVPGALTCAADLSEPDQVRGVARIVAEEFGTVDVLVHSAGGAGHLEAPSGSEDPLERVAHDWTVNFRQNALTAALLTEALKSRLAEPGGRVLFISSIAAYRGSGTGAYAAAKAGLHPYAHDLARQLGPRGITVNVVAPGFVEDTEFFGDTMDEARRARLVGDTLTGRAGTPGDVAATLHWLASPAAGHVTSQVIQVNGGAERGQ
- a CDS encoding dienelactone hydrolase family protein, which codes for MNIMLIHSTYGLRPAVRDAADRLRGAGHEVWTPDLFEGRTFDTVEEGMEYTEDTGKDELLKRAVLAAAPYSDRGLVYAGFSFGASIAQTLALGDDKARGLLLLHGTSDIAPNARADDLPVQLHVAEPDPFETDDWLSAWYLQMGRTGADVEVYRYAGAGHLYTDPALPDYDAEAAETTWRVALGFLDGLENA